From a region of the Triticum aestivum cultivar Chinese Spring chromosome 7D, IWGSC CS RefSeq v2.1, whole genome shotgun sequence genome:
- the LOC123166346 gene encoding uncharacterized protein — protein MKKASRFLKQLFSAIVAAVRERSAATRARTSAARTRFVFFGILRNKQLLRNAINSKIHAIVGGGSGNGQHLVAASGGGRTVAVLEKLPSFVADQGRRAAVLLNSLPSFAMGRDGGSDSPLVGGGGEEKEEGDEGVPKQLQLANAAPGSVIELARGAAERGGVEFKLEDEIDHVADVFIRRFHDQMKLQKLESFKRFCEMLERN, from the coding sequence ATGAAGAAGGCGTCGAGGTTCCTGAAGCAGCTGTTCTCGGCCATCGTGGCGGCGGTGAGGGAGAGGTCCGCGGCGACGCGCGCCAGGACAAGCGCCGCGCGGACGCGGTTCGTCTTCTTCGGCATCCTCCGCAACAAGCAGCTCCTGAGGAACGCCATCAACAGCAAGATCCACGCGATCGTGGGAGGCGGCAGCGGCAACGGCCAGCACCTTGTTGCGGCCAGCGGCGGAGGTAGGACGGTCGCCGTGCTGGAGAAGCTGCCGAGCTTCGTCGCGGATCAGGGGAGGAGGGCCGCCGTGCTGCTCAACAGCCTGCCGAGCTTCGCCATGGGCCGGGACGGCGGCAGCGACTCgccgctcgtcggcggcggcggggaggagaaagAGGAGGGCGACGAGGGCGTGCCGAAGCAGCTGCAGCTGGCGAACGCGGCGCCGGGGTCCGTGATCGAGCTGGCCCGTGGCGCGGCGGAGCGGGGCGGCGTGGAGTTCAAGCTGGAGGACGAGATAGACCACGTCGCCGACGTGTTCATCAGGAGGTTCCACGACCAGATGAAGCTGCAGAAGCTCGAGTCGTTCAAGAGGTTCTGCGAGATGCTCGAGAGAAACTAA